In Clupea harengus chromosome 13, Ch_v2.0.2, whole genome shotgun sequence, one DNA window encodes the following:
- the LOC116223242 gene encoding zinc finger MYM-type protein 1-like, translating into MKRKKADIASFFRASGKKTAKAKNEDEMEKKQAESEDEEPPESSNLNGPPDVSERLIESRTEESSLRSGPSGSPDSHREDSDSEREEPPTTSGGPSGPPDISKSRTDSPIQPRLKLYPRTLQGDRRRHFQASWYSIHTWLEYSLSQDSAYCYACRHFGLPHTESVFTSALGFKNWKKATFRDGGFCGHAKGEGHTNAMIAWKEYERADKADALLMSTLSKEHHKQIEENRAYIKSLAEVLLLTATQNISQRGHKETVDADNRGNFLAILDMIAKHDPVVKKKMTGPRNAKYTSHQIQNEILDTLAEMVRASIINEVKESEVFSLMADETKDLKKKEQISLVLRYYYAGAVKESFLHFESADRLDAAGLTHKIIQVLERCGLEYKSNLIGQSYDGASVMSGKHSGVQARIKEVAKQAFYVHCNAHCLNLVLVDTVKAVPQAECFFALLQRLYVFVSGSYIHNKWLNIQKEMYPGAPRELQRLSETRWACRHIACHTVLDRLPAIMRLLVEVASENSGDRSIDARGLLAQFDLQFIGLLVICNKVFGDARCLSDMLQSPSLDLCSAVDLVQALVQNVQAYRDESYFEGLWREILNTAEKCDVEVEPTSKRKTKQSRWLDGHAVMSSTGERSEQSMDTFRTSIFYPVLDNMLNSA; encoded by the exons ATGTTTCTGAAAGATTGATTGAGAGCAGGACAGAAGAGTCCTCCCTGAGGAGTGGCCCCAGTGGATCCCCAG attCCCACAGAGAAGAttcagacagcgagagagaggagcctcCAACAACGAGTGGCGGCCCAAGTGGACCTCCAG ACATTTCCAAATCAAGAACTGATAGTCCAATCCAGCCACGTCTGAAACTCTATCCGAGGACACTCCAGGGCGACAGGCGCAGACACTTTCAGGCATCGTGGTACTCTATCCACACATGGCTTGAATATTCACTGTCACAAGACTCAGCATACTGTTATGCATGCAGGCATTTtggcctcccacacacagagtcagtgtTTACGTCAGCCTTGGGTTTTAAAAACTGGAAAAAGGCAACATTCAGAGATGGAGGGTTTTGTGGACATGCAAAGGGAGAGGGTCACACAAATGCAATGATTGCTTGGAAAGAATATGAGAGAGCAGATAAAGCTGATGCCTTGTTAATGAGTACTTTAAGTAAAGAACATCATAAGCAGATAGAGGAAAATCGTGCCTACATAAAAAGTTTAGCAGAAGTCCTACTGTTAACTGCAACCCAGAATATTTCACAGAGGGGACACAAGGAGACAGTAGATGCAGACAACAGGGGAAACTTCTTGGCTATATTGGACATGATTGCTAAACATGACCCAgttgttaaaaagaaaatgacaggGCCTCGCAATGCAAAATACACGAGCCACcaaattcaaaatgaaatttTGGATACATTAGCTGAAATGGTACGCGCTTCCATCATAAACGAAGTCAAGGAGAGTGAAGTCTTTTCCCTTATGGCAGATGAAACTAAAGACCTTAAAAAAAAGGAGCAGATCTCTTTAGTGTTAAGATATTATTATGCAGGAGCCGTAAAAGAGAGCTTTTTGCACTTTGAATCTGCAGACCGCCTAGATGCTGCAGGCCTGACGCATAAAATAATACAGGTACTTGAGAGATGTGGCTTGGAATACAAAAGTAACCTGATCGGGCAATCATATGATGGGGCTTCTGTCATGAGTGGCAAGCACTCAGGCGTTCAGGCTCGTATTAAAGAGGTGGCAAAACAGGCCTTTTATGTACATTGTAATGCCCATTGTCTTAATCTTGTTCTTGTGGACACAGTTAAGGCAGTACCACAAGCTGAATGTTTTTTCGCATTGTTGCAGAGACtctatgtatttgtgtctggCTCGTACATTCACAACAAGTGGCTGAACATACAGAAAGAAATGTATCCTGGAGCACCCAGAGAACTTCAGCGATTGAGTGAAACAAGGTGGGCTTGCCGGCATATAGCTTGCCACACTGTTCTTGATAGACTACCTGCCATCATGCGTCTCCTTGTAGAAGTGGCTTCAGAAAACAGTGGCGATAGAAGCATTGATGCACGAGGCCTGCTCGCTCAATTTGACCTGCAGTTCATTGGACTTTTGGTGATATGCAATAAGGTTTTTGGTGATGCAAGGTGTCTCTCTGACATGCtacagtctccctctcttgaTTTGTGTTCAGCTGTGGATCTAGTTCAAGCCCTTGTGCAAAATGTTCAAGCTTACAGGGATGAATCCTACTTTGAAGGACTCTGGAGAGAAATCTTAAATACTGCTGAAAAATGTGATGTAGAGGTGGAACCTActtcaaaaagaaagacaaaacagagcCGGTGGCTAGATGGACATGCTGTCATGTCCTCAACGGGTGAGCGTTCAGAGCAGAGTATGGACACTTTCCGTACTAGCATATTTTACCCTGTGCTGGATAACATGCTCA ACTCCGCCTAA